A part of Aspergillus flavus chromosome 1, complete sequence genomic DNA contains:
- a CDS encoding KRI1-like family C-terminal-domain-containing protein, with protein MEPPAKKSRKLFDDDSSSDSGDESGGVPVNNGVTFKVNEEYARRFEHNKKREELQKLESKLGKGSAFGKRGDDESGDSDESTSEEEDDDGELATEALDAEIMATLKAIRTKDPRVYDQSATFYSQADDDQPATSEKKQKTMTLKDYHRENLLSGANLAEEDISEAPKTYAQEQEDLKNAIVKEMHAAADNEDASADKESDDDEDFLVAKSAPEPVSAPKKAVKLDVENADKDPETFLSNFLSARAWIPAGRVDLQPLESDDEEDDARAEAFEEAYNFRFEDPSKINATLITHARDATNQQSVRRDEKSSRKKHREAERLKKEEEKKERETEKNRLRKLKMEELQEKVNQIKEVAGLRASEFTDEEWAKFLDDSWDDKKWEQEMQKRFGEDYYAGEGDGKKKPKKPTWDDDIDIKDLVPDFDDDDEKLNPQQSDIEMDDADDAEGDESASKNKKSKAQERRDQKREARKDRLRIEEAVDRNLDLDINLLPGAKKHQGHFRYRETSPNSFGLTARDILMAEDTQLNEYAGLKKLASFRDPEKKRRDQKKLGKKARLRQWRKDTFGNEEGPEFVFGGERTVDEKEGATDAGNVDIREGEPKRKKRKRSKKH; from the exons ATGGAGCCACCGGCGAAGAAGTCGCGAAAGCTTTTCGATGATGACAGCTCCAGTGATTCTGGAGATGAGTCAGGCGGAGTTCCTGTCAACAATGGAGTTACCTTCAAAGTCAATGAAGAGTATGCCCGTCGATTTGAacacaacaagaagagagaagaactGCAGAAAC TGGAATCAAAATTAGGTAAAGGTTCAGCTTTTGGAAAGCGCGGCGACGATGAATCCGGTGACTCTGACGAGTCGAcctctgaagaagaggacgacgacgGAGAACTGGCTACTGAAGCCCTTGATGCAGAAATTATGGCGACCCTTAAGGCAATTCGGACGAAGGATCCGCGTGTGTACGACCAGAGCGCTACATTCTATAGTCAAGCCGACGACGACCAGCCAGCAACTTctgaaaagaagcagaaaacCATGACACTCAAAGATTATCACCGAGAGAACCTACTTAGTGGCGCCAACTTAGCAGAGGAAGATATATCCGAAGCTCCAAAGACCTATGCTCAGGAGCAAGAGGATTTGAAGAATGCAATTGTCAAGGAAATGCATGCGGCTGCCGACAACGAGGATGCATCAGCTGACAAGGAGAgtgacgacgatgaagactTTCTTGTTGCCAAATCAGCCCCCGAGCCCGTATCGGCGCCGAAGAAGGCCGTTAAGTTGGACGTTGAGAATGCGGACAAAGATCCAGAGACTTTCCTGTCCAACTTTCTGTCAGCTAGGGCATGGATCCCTGCTGGCAGAGTAGACCTCCAGCCTCTTGagtcggatgatgaagaggatgatgcACGGGCAGAGGCATTCGAAGAAGCATACAACTTCCGTTTCGAGGATCCTAGCAAAATCAACGCAACGTTGATTACACACGCTCGTGATGCCACGAACCAGCAATCGGTTCGCAGAGATGAGAAGAGTAGCAGGAAGAAGCACAGGGAGGCGGAACGcttgaaaaaagaagaggaaaagaaggagcgTGAAACGGAAAAGAACCGACTGCGCAAGCTCAAGATGGAAGAGCTTCAAGAGAAAGTCAACCAAATTAAGGAAGTCGCAGGCCTCCGCGCATCCGAGTTCACTGACGAAGAATGGGCCAAGTTCTTGGACGATTCCTGGGATGACAAAAAATGGGAACAAGAGATGCAGAAGCGATTTGGTGAAGACTATTATGCTGGAGAAGGTGACGGTAaaaagaagcccaagaagcccacttgggatgatgatatcgatatcaaggATCTTGTACCAGactttgatgatgatgacgagaaACTTAACCCACAGCAATCCGATATTGAGATGGATGATGCAGACGACGCCGAGGGCGATGAGAGCGCAtccaagaacaaaaagagcaaagcgCAGGAGAGGCGGGATCAGAAGCGTGAAGCTCGCAAGGATCGACTACGCATTGAAGAGGCAGTGGATCGCAACTTGGATTTGGATATTAACCTTCTTCCCGGTGCAAAGAAGCACCAGGGACATTTCCGCTACCGCGAAACATCTCCAAACAGTTTCGGTCTGACCGCACGAGACATTCTGATGGCTGAGGATACCCAACTCAACGAGTATGCCGGATTGAAGAAACTTGCTTCGTTCCGTGATCCCGAGAAGAAGCGTCGCGACCAAAAGAAACTGGGTAAGAAAGCCAGGCTGAGGCAATGGCGTAAGGATACATTTGGCAACGAAGAGGGTCCAGAGTTTGTGTTTGGTGGTGAGAGAACGGTTGACGAGAAAGAAGGTGCCACTGATGCTGGAAATGTCGATATCCGGGAGGGAGaacccaaaagaaagaagagaaagaggtcGAAGAAGCACTAA